The bacterium genomic interval GCTTTCCGTTCGGTTCGGACGCAGTGAACATCGTTGCGGACAGCTTAACTTCCGGCGGAGTCGGTACCTATGCATGCGATGACGAAGGCGTTCCTGCAAAGCGGACAATACTTGTCGAGAACGGCATCTGGAAGGGTCTTCTGGTTTCTCGGGAATGTGCACCGTCGCTGAACAAAGAGATTGGGAGAGAATACTTCACCGAAGCATCGGGTGCGATGCGCGCCTCAGGCTACAGCAAACTTCCTTTGATCCGCATGAACAACATCAGTTTGTTGCCTGGCCAGATGTCATACGAGGAAATGCTGGACCGGGCGCCGATCGGCACGATACGTTTTGCGAACAACACCAGCTGGTCGATCGATCCGTATCGGCGCGATTTCCTGTTCGGCACCGAGCTTGGATGGGAGAAGGTCTTGCGCGACGGACGGGCTGTCTGGGAGCCGCGGCGCAATCCCGTGTATCGCGGAGACAACCTGAAGCAGTTTTTCCGCAATTGCGTGGCAGTTTCAGACACGCCGGAGCTTTATGGCATCGGCAGCTGCGGCAAGGGAACTCCCGTGCAGGTCATGGCCACCGGACACTCAACTCCACCAACTTGGTTTAAGAATATTCGCGTGGACTCCGCGCGGGCAAGGAGTTAGCTCTATGGACAACATTCAAGACATAGCCATGAAAGTCCTTGAAAGAACCAAGCTTCGCGGAGCATCATTCTCCGAAGTGCTGGTTTCGCAAGGTGAAAGCTCTCTGAAGCGCATCAGCAAGGGACAGGTCTATCAGCCGACTGCCGGCGAGGGCATGTCCATCTCATTCAGCTGCATTATCGATGGCAAGCGCGTGAACAGCGCATGCGATTCTCTCAAGGCGCTCGACGAGCAGATAGAAAACATGTTCTTCCTGGCAAAGGATCTTCCTCGGGAGGAGAATCTTTTTGTGCCCGACAGGCCCTTTCCCAAAGTTACGCTGGGGCCCGGAGTAACGTACGACGAAGAAACCGCAAAACTCGAAGATGAACGCCTCATTGAGACTATCGGCCGCGTCAATGAGGTTCTTGCGCCCGAAGGATTCATCTTTGCTGGCTCCGTGTCGCATGGCAGAGACGAGATCGTGTTTGCAAACTCCATCGGCACGTACCAATCCTACATTTCAACGCGCGCAGCGCTACAGATCTTCGGCTTTGATCCCAAAGATTACTCCATTTCCGCGCTTCGCACGGTGGCTGGCAAATCACTTTCACAATTTCCTGTTGAGGAATTGGCCAAAAACGTCGCCGATAAACTTTCCTACCAGCGCGAATATCTTACCCGAAGCGGCGGCAAGCGCATCGATCCCTTCGAAGGAAAAACGGAACCGCGGCGCTTTGATGTCATTATGGAGCCGTCGTGCTGGGCGGGGCTGCTTGCGATATTTTCTGGCTCTTGGAATGGCAAAGAGTTTCACGACGGGACCAGCTTCTTTTCCGGAAAGCTTGGAAGCCAGGTCATGGGTAAAAACATCACCATTTTTGATGACCCTATGAGTCCCGATGGCATTCCCAAGCCCTTCGATTGGGAAGGGCACCCCACGGAAAAGCTTGCATTGGTGGAGGGCGGCATTGCAAGAAACGTTGTCTACGATTCGGCACTTGCGAAAAAATACGGAACAAACTCAACCGGGCACGCCCTACCCCCTTCCATGCGCTACTATGGCGCCGTGCCGGAACATTTGGTGGTCAAGGGAGGAGATTCCAGTGTCGAGGAGATGATCCGAGAATCCAAAGACCCAACCCTCTGGATTACTACTCTGCACTACATCCGTTGCACGCATCAGCAAGACGGCAGAGAAACGGGTACTACGCTCCACGGAGTATTCCTTGTTAAAGACGGCGAGGTGGTTGGGCCGACAGAACATTTGCGCTTTGAAGAAAGCGTGCCCGAAGCCTTGAGCCGCGTCACGCATCTCGGTCGCTCATTGCCCACGCTCTCGATGGAGACGGATGAGACGCCCTATATCGTACCGCCAATGCGCAGTGAAGGATTTCGATTCGTCAGTGTCGCGGATCGAAAAGTCTAGCTCCCATAACGCCGCTACAATGAATCTTAAAAACGCCCGTCAGAATATTCTG includes:
- a CDS encoding TldD/PmbA family protein; this translates as MDNIQDIAMKVLERTKLRGASFSEVLVSQGESSLKRISKGQVYQPTAGEGMSISFSCIIDGKRVNSACDSLKALDEQIENMFFLAKDLPREENLFVPDRPFPKVTLGPGVTYDEETAKLEDERLIETIGRVNEVLAPEGFIFAGSVSHGRDEIVFANSIGTYQSYISTRAALQIFGFDPKDYSISALRTVAGKSLSQFPVEELAKNVADKLSYQREYLTRSGGKRIDPFEGKTEPRRFDVIMEPSCWAGLLAIFSGSWNGKEFHDGTSFFSGKLGSQVMGKNITIFDDPMSPDGIPKPFDWEGHPTEKLALVEGGIARNVVYDSALAKKYGTNSTGHALPPSMRYYGAVPEHLVVKGGDSSVEEMIRESKDPTLWITTLHYIRCTHQQDGRETGTTLHGVFLVKDGEVVGPTEHLRFEESVPEALSRVTHLGRSLPTLSMETDETPYIVPPMRSEGFRFVSVADRKV